The sequence below is a genomic window from Candidatus Cloacimonadota bacterium.
TCTTCCAACTTTGTTTAATTCGTAAAAGTTCAATTTTTTCATAAAAATTCATAAAATATAAAATAAAGGGAAATGAAAATACAATAGCAATTTTAATAGATATTCTTGCAAAGATATGCAAATCCGCTGTCAAGGTTGATAGAAAAAACAAACCTACCGACAATCCCAACATTTTCAAAAGTTTGATAT
It includes:
- a CDS encoding polysaccharide biosynthesis C-terminal domain-containing protein, whose protein sequence is LIPKYKMIGAAVATIISFIALYFATYFTANRFYKIPYENIKLLKMLGLSVGLFFLSTLTADLHIFARISIKIAIVFSFPFILYFMNFYEKIELLRIKQSWKKWRNPQSWKQNIAKIKLK